The Kribbella amoyensis genomic sequence CGACGGCGAGGTCTGGGTCGGGATCCGGCCGGAGAAGGTGTTCCTGGCCCGCCCCGGCACCGAAGCCGATGCCAATGGCAACGAACTGCGGGGCGGCGTGGTCACCGACGTGAGCTACTGCGGCGTGAGTACGCAGTACCTGGCCCGGATGCCGTGGGGGCAGGAGCTGACCGTGTTCGAGCAGAACACCGGCGCGCGGGACACGTTCGCGGTCGGCGACCCGGTCGACCTGCACTGGAACCCGTCGCACACGTTCGTCCTGGACGCGGGGCAGGACGCGCACGCCGGGGTCGAGGATCTGGTCGACGAGATCGTGGAGAGCTGATGACCGCGCTCAGCCAGCTCGGTGGGGGCGAGCAGGCCGCGGTCACCGAGAAGTCCGGGCGGCGGTTCACGGCGTACCTGTTGCTGCTCCCGGGCGCGCTCTGGCTGATCCTGTTCTTCGTCGTTCCCCTGGTGTCGCTGCTGAGCGCGAGCCTGTACGACCCCAACGGCTCGGTCGAGACCGGGTACTCGGTGACCGGGCACTGGCAGAACTACACCGAGGCGCTGAAGGACTACGCGACCCCGTTCGGCCGGTCGTTCCTCTACGCGCTGGTGACGACGGCGTTCTGCCTGCTGCTCGGGTACCCGCTGGCGTACGCGATCGCGTTCAAGTCCGGCCGGTGGAAGAACCTGATGCTGGCGCTGGTGATCGCGCCGTTCTTCACCAGCTTCCTGATCCGCACGCTGTCGTGGAAGCTGCTGCTCGGCGACGACGGGGTCGTCGTGGACACGCTGAAATGGCTGCACATCCTCGGCCCGGACGGGCGGTTGCTGGCCACCACGACCGCGGTCGTCACCGGTCTGACGTACAACTTCCTGCCGTTCATGGTGCTGCCGCTCTATGCCAGCCTGGAACGGATCGACCCGCGGTTGATCGAGGCGGGCGGTGACCTGTTCGCGGGACCGGTGACGACGTTCCGGACCGTGACGCTGCCGCTCTCGATGCCGGGCGTCGTCGCGGGCACGCTGCTCACCTTCATCCCGGCGGCCGGCGACTACATCAACGCCCAGCTGCTCGGGACACCACGGCAACGGATGATCGGCAACGACATCCAGCAACTGTTCGCGGCCGGGGCGTACCCGACCGCGGCCGCGTTGTCGGTCACGCTGATGGCCGCGATCGTCGTGCTGGTGCTGTTCTACGTCCGCCGGGCCGGGACGGAGGACCTGGTATGACCCGGGCCGGGCGGTGGATCGGGCGGCACTTGGTGCTCTTCGTCGGGCTCCTGGTGCTGCTCTACCTGTTCACGCCGATCTTCGTCGTCGTGCTGATGTCGTTCAACGACCCGAAGAGCCGGCTCGCGTACCAGTTCGACGGGTTCACGCTGGACAACTGGCTGAACCCCTGCCAGCCGTACGGGCTCTGCGACGCCGTCTCCACCAGCCTGCGGATCGGCTTCCTCGCCACCGTGATCGCGACCGCGCTCGGCACCCTGATGGCGTTCGCGATGGTCCGGCACCGGTACCGCGGCCGGCAGGCGACCAACCTGTTCATCTTCCTGCCGATGGCCTCGCCGGAGATCGTGCTCGGCTCGTCACTGCTGGCGTTGTTCGTCTCGGCCGGTTTCGGCGGCGTGCTCGGGTTCTGGACGATCCTGATCGCGCACGTGATGTTCTGCCTGTCCTTCGTCGTGGTCACCGTGAAGGCGCGGCTGACCGGGATGGACACCCGGATGGAGGAGGCGGCGATGGACCTGTACGCGAACGAGTGGCAGACGTTCTGGCGGATCACCTTCCCGTTGGTCTTCCCGGGCATCCTGGCCGCCGCGCTGCTCAGCTTCTCGCTGTCCTTCGACGACTTCATCATCACGAACCTGAACGCCGGCCGGACGGTGACGTTCCCGATGTTCGTCTGGGGGTCGGCGCAGCGCGACATCCCGCCGCAGATCAACGTGGTCGGGACGGCGATGTTCCTGCTGGCCGTGCTGCTGGTCCTCGGCGGCGAACTCGCCCGGCGCCGGCGGGCCCGGTGACCGACCGGATCAGCCGGGCCCTGGCCGACGCCGAGCCCGTGGTCTTCTGGCTCGACGACCCAGCGGCTCCTGACCCGGAACCACCGGTGACCGGATCGCTCCGGACCGACCTGGCGATCGTCGGCGGCGGCTACACGGGGCTGTGGACGGCACTGCTGGCGAAGGAGCGGTACCCCGAGCTCGACGTGGTCCTGCTGGAGGCGAACACCTGTGGCTGGGCGGCGAGCGGCCGGAACGGCGGATTCTGCGACGCCAGCCTGACCCACGGGTTCGCGAACGGCCTGGCCCGCTGGCCCGACGAACTCGCCGACCTCGACCGCCTCGGCCGGGCGAACCACGCCGCGATCGCCGCCACGGTGACCCGGCTCGGGATCGACTGCGGCTGGGAACCGACCGGCGAACTCACCGTCGCGACCGCGCCGCACCACCTGGCCGAGCTGGCCGAGGAGGTCGACGAACGCCGCGCCTTCGGCCACGACGTCACCCTGCTCGACGGCCCCGCGATCCAGGCCGAGGTCGGATCCCCCACGTACCTCGGCGCGCTCTCCGACCCGACCGGTACCGCGTTGGTCGAGCCGGCCCGCCTCGCCTGGGGACTACGCCGCGCCTGCCTCGAGGCCGGGGTCCGGATCCACGAGGGGACGCGCGTCCTCGGGGTCCGCCGGGACGGTGCGGCGAGGTTGTTGCGTACGGCAACGGGGTCGGTCCGGGCCCAGCGGGTCGCGTTGGCGACGAACGCGTTCCCGTCGCTGGTCCGGCGGCTGCGCCGGTACACGGTCCCGGTGTACGACCTCGTCCTGATGACCGAGCCGCTCTCGCCCGACCAGCTGGCCGCGATCGGCTGGAAGGGCCGGCAGGGGATCGGCGACGCGTCGAACTTCTTCCACTACTACCGGCTGACCAGGGACCAGCGGATCCTCTGGGGCGGGTACACGCCGTTGTACTCCTTCGGCAGCCGGATCCACCCCGACCTCGAACAGCGGGCCGCGATCCACCGGATGCTGGCCGAGCACTTCTTCACCACGTTCCCGCAGCTCGACGGACTGCGGTTCACGCACAAGTGGGGCGGCGTGATCGACACAAGTACCCGGTTCTGCGCCTTCTTCGGGACCGCCTCGGCCGGGCGGATCGGGTACGCCC encodes the following:
- a CDS encoding ABC transporter permease; translation: MTALSQLGGGEQAAVTEKSGRRFTAYLLLLPGALWLILFFVVPLVSLLSASLYDPNGSVETGYSVTGHWQNYTEALKDYATPFGRSFLYALVTTAFCLLLGYPLAYAIAFKSGRWKNLMLALVIAPFFTSFLIRTLSWKLLLGDDGVVVDTLKWLHILGPDGRLLATTTAVVTGLTYNFLPFMVLPLYASLERIDPRLIEAGGDLFAGPVTTFRTVTLPLSMPGVVAGTLLTFIPAAGDYINAQLLGTPRQRMIGNDIQQLFAAGAYPTAAALSVTLMAAIVVLVLFYVRRAGTEDLV
- a CDS encoding ABC transporter permease, with amino-acid sequence MTRAGRWIGRHLVLFVGLLVLLYLFTPIFVVVLMSFNDPKSRLAYQFDGFTLDNWLNPCQPYGLCDAVSTSLRIGFLATVIATALGTLMAFAMVRHRYRGRQATNLFIFLPMASPEIVLGSSLLALFVSAGFGGVLGFWTILIAHVMFCLSFVVVTVKARLTGMDTRMEEAAMDLYANEWQTFWRITFPLVFPGILAAALLSFSLSFDDFIITNLNAGRTVTFPMFVWGSAQRDIPPQINVVGTAMFLLAVLLVLGGELARRRRAR
- a CDS encoding NAD(P)/FAD-dependent oxidoreductase; protein product: MTDRISRALADAEPVVFWLDDPAAPDPEPPVTGSLRTDLAIVGGGYTGLWTALLAKERYPELDVVLLEANTCGWAASGRNGGFCDASLTHGFANGLARWPDELADLDRLGRANHAAIAATVTRLGIDCGWEPTGELTVATAPHHLAELAEEVDERRAFGHDVTLLDGPAIQAEVGSPTYLGALSDPTGTALVEPARLAWGLRRACLEAGVRIHEGTRVLGVRRDGAARLLRTATGSVRAQRVALATNAFPSLVRRLRRYTVPVYDLVLMTEPLSPDQLAAIGWKGRQGIGDASNFFHYYRLTRDQRILWGGYTPLYSFGSRIHPDLEQRAAIHRMLAEHFFTTFPQLDGLRFTHKWGGVIDTSTRFCAFFGTASAGRIGYALGYTGLGVGATRFGAEVMLDLLYDEATERTRLRLVRERPLPFPPEPLRSAGIQLTRYSMRHADTHGGRRNLWLRTLDRFGLGFDF